In Electrophorus electricus isolate fEleEle1 chromosome 6, fEleEle1.pri, whole genome shotgun sequence, a single genomic region encodes these proteins:
- the mark2a gene encoding serine/threonine-protein kinase MARK2 isoform X12: protein MKEKEARAKFRQIVSAVQYCHQKCIVHRDLKAENLLLDADMNIKIADFGFSNEFTLGNKLDTFCGSPPYAAPELFQGKKYDGPEVDVWSLGVILYTLVSGSLPFDGQNLKELRERVLRGKYRIPFYMSTDCENLLKKFLILNPTKRGSLEQQIMKDRWMNVGYEEEELMPYIEPQPDYKDPKRTDIMLQMGYSQDEIHDSLINQKYDEVMATYLLLDYRNSELDELSIKPRTNVDFANNAQSPAHKVQRSTSSQKPRRTTDQSSSASSKRSQGDSKHMGEDYGRKSSGSSAKVPPSPMAPGDRKKTPTPSTNSILSTGTSRGRSSPVPERTTLGVQNGKDSTGPQRVPGVSPSTQNISSSTVTDRTNFPRGVATRSTFHAGQQRATRDQHASAYNGPPASPSLSHGNSQVRRPGTGIFSKFTSKFVRRNLSFRFPRRSPYEGEGRDEASRPMLSTTDKMEKGTQGSAGDENRDSVSSSSPVSSTPSSTQSTKDTKPRSLRFTWSMKTTSSMEPNEMMKEIRKVLDSNSCEYELRERFMLLCMSGTPSRDDFVQWEMEVCKLPRLSLNGVRFKRISGTSIAFKNIASKIANELKL from the exons GCTGAGAACTTGCTCCTGGATGCAGACATGAACATAAAGATCGCAGACTTCGGCTTCAGTAATGAGTTTACTCTGGGCAACAAGCTGGATACGTTCTGCGGAAGCCCACCCTATGCCGCGCCCGAGCTCTTCCAGGGCAAGAAATATGACGGGCCCGAGGTGGACGTGTGGAGTCTAGGGGTCATCCTGTATACGCTGGTCAGCGGCTCGCTTCCATTTGATGGACAGAACCTAAAG GAGCTGCGTGAACGTGTTCTAAGAGGGAAGTACCGAATACCCTTTTACATGTCCACAGACTGTGAGAACTTACTGAAGAAGTTCCTAATTCTCAACCCAACCAAAAGAGGCAGCCTTGAG CAGCAGATCATGAAGGACCGCTGGATGAACGTGGGCTATGAAGAGGAGGAGCTGATGCCCTATATTGAGCCCCAGCCTGACTATAAGGACCCCAAGAGGACAG ATATTATGCTGCAGATGGGATACTCTCAAGATGAGATACATGATTCCCTCATTAACCAGAAGTATGATGAAGTCATGGCAACGTACCTATTACTGGATTATAGGAATTCAGAG CTGGACGAACTCTCAATAAAGCCCCGCACCAACGTTGACTTCGCGAACAATGCCCAATCGCCTGCTCACAAGGTCCAGCGCAGTACCTCCAGTCAAAAACCCCGCAGGACCACAGACCAAA GTTCATCTGCCTCATCCAAGCGATCTCAAGGGGACAGCAAGCACATGGGCGAAGACTACGGGAGAAAAAGCTCTGGCAGCTCAGCTAAAGTTCCCCCCAGCCCGATGGCCCCAGGCGACCGCAAGAAAACCCCCACTCCTTCCACC AACAGCATACTGTCTACTGGTACAAGTCGTGGAAGAAGCTCCCCAGTTCCTGAGAGAACCACTCTTGGTGTGCAGAATGGCAAAGACAG CACCGGCCCACAAAGAGTGCCAGGGGTCTCTCCCTCAACACAGAACATAAGCAGCTCCACGGTAACAGACCGCACCAACTTCCCCAGAGGGGTGGCAACCAGAAGCACTTTCCATGCGGGCCAGCAAAGGGCCACAAGAGACCAGCATGCCTCAGCTTACAATGGGCCACCagcctccccctctctctctcatggcaACAGCCAGGTTCGGCGCCCTGGTACAGGCATCTTCAGCAAATTTACCTCCAAATTTGTACGCAG AAATCTCTCATTCAGATTCCCCAGAAG GAGTCCATATGAGGGAGAGGGTCGAGATGAGGCCAGCAG ACCCATGTTGAGCACTACAGACAAGATGGAGAAAGGTACCCAGGGTTCGGCGGGTGATGAGAACAGGGACTCTGTGTCTTCCTCCTCCCCTGTGTCCAGCACACCTTCATCCACTCAGTCCACGAAGGACACCAAGCCACGCTCATTGCGTTTTACCTGGAGCATGAAGACCACCTCATCCATGGAGCCCAACGAGATGATGAAAGAGATCCGTAAAGTGCTGGACTCCAACAGCTGTGAGTACGAGCTGCGCGAGCGCTTCATGCTCCTGTGCATGTCGGGGACCCCATCGCGCGACGACTTTGTCCAGTGGGAGATGGAGGTATGCAAGTTGCCCCGGCTCTCCCTCAATGGGGTGCGCTTCAAAAGGATCTCGGGCACATCCATTGCCTTCAAGAACATCGCCTCCAAGATCGCAAATGAGCTAAAGCTGTGA